From Thermoanaerobaculia bacterium, the proteins below share one genomic window:
- the infB gene encoding translation initiation factor IF-2 has translation MAKIRVHELAQQMGVGDRELMFLLQSIGVQVASAQADLDESTVLAILQGKTHAPKSLIVREEPSRPKTTQAPKSALSRIKIIERPTAPVRRTEPPKPAEPRPRPPAEPARTAVVPSEPEGEASAASAPKAEPPKAPLVPRKIVLPPRRPIARPGPPPAAAAPARPGAVPVRPGTPPPRFGPGARPGPSVYRPAPGAPGARIPGARPPLPPGRPGVPGRPVRPGAIEPPVPADDAKALRRKKEEESKKAAAKKTGARPKINPADEVDLRDFVGEYQPDTYSDITLPLIDKNATLEEPVQPKQLSKSAMRRAGKETRHDDTGKIVEFKKPLPTGPVFLSEGVTVKELSEKLGVLARDLVQKLLRRGMMVTINQSLPANVAVEIAREIGVEAAVVSFEEEMELAREEKGEKVSPENLKPRAPVVTVMGHVDHGKTSLLDAIRETKVAASEAGGITQHIGAYRVESKGTPIVFLDTPGHEAFTLMRARGAAATDIVVLVVAADDGVMPQTVEAIDHARAAKVPIVVAINKIDKPNANVERVKKELGDRGVLLESWGGDVPSVEVSALKKQGIDQLLEIIRLVAELQELKADPTGMARGVVIEARREAGRGNVATVLVQSGALKIGDVFYAGSVSGRLRAMSDENGNRLTEAGPSTPVEVMGFEELPAAGDTFQVVENEIRARQIVSFRKEKNREQTMASTSKTSLEALFSRIQAGGVKDLAIILKADVMGSAEVLSSTLKKLSTEQVKVNVLHAGVGAINVNDVLLASASGAIIIGFNVRPEKKAETEAEKAGVDIRLYTVIYNITDDIRKAMEGLLEPTLKEVNRGRAEVRNTFQVPKVGVVAGCYVTEGTIPRSAGVRLLRDNRVVYEGKIASLRRFKDDVSEVKNGFECGIGLERYQDVKVGDVIEAFSTEKVAGVLSA, from the coding sequence TGATGTTCCTGCTGCAGTCGATCGGAGTCCAGGTCGCCTCGGCGCAGGCGGATCTCGACGAATCGACGGTCCTCGCGATCCTGCAGGGAAAGACGCACGCGCCGAAATCGCTCATCGTCCGGGAGGAGCCGAGCCGTCCGAAGACGACGCAGGCGCCCAAGAGCGCGCTCTCCCGAATCAAGATCATCGAAAGGCCGACGGCCCCCGTAAGGAGGACCGAGCCGCCGAAGCCCGCCGAACCGCGGCCGCGGCCGCCGGCGGAGCCCGCTCGCACGGCGGTCGTTCCGTCCGAGCCGGAGGGTGAGGCTTCTGCCGCGTCGGCTCCGAAAGCCGAGCCGCCGAAGGCGCCGCTCGTTCCGCGCAAGATCGTGCTTCCCCCGCGGCGTCCGATCGCGCGACCCGGGCCGCCGCCGGCCGCGGCCGCTCCGGCTCGCCCCGGCGCGGTTCCCGTCCGTCCCGGAACGCCGCCTCCGCGCTTCGGTCCCGGAGCGCGTCCGGGGCCGAGCGTGTACCGGCCGGCCCCCGGCGCCCCCGGCGCGCGCATTCCCGGGGCTCGTCCGCCGCTGCCGCCCGGACGCCCCGGCGTGCCGGGCCGCCCGGTTCGCCCCGGCGCGATCGAACCGCCCGTTCCCGCCGACGACGCGAAGGCCCTCCGCCGCAAGAAGGAGGAGGAATCGAAGAAGGCCGCCGCCAAGAAGACGGGCGCGCGTCCGAAGATCAATCCCGCGGACGAGGTCGACCTGAGGGACTTCGTCGGCGAGTATCAGCCGGATACGTATTCCGACATCACGCTTCCGCTCATCGACAAGAACGCGACGCTCGAGGAGCCGGTCCAACCGAAACAGCTCTCGAAGTCGGCGATGCGCCGCGCCGGCAAGGAAACGCGGCACGACGACACCGGCAAGATCGTCGAATTCAAGAAGCCGCTGCCGACGGGACCCGTGTTCCTCTCGGAGGGCGTCACGGTCAAGGAGCTCTCCGAGAAGCTCGGCGTCCTCGCCCGCGATCTCGTCCAGAAGCTCCTTCGCCGCGGCATGATGGTCACGATCAATCAGAGCCTCCCGGCGAACGTGGCCGTCGAGATCGCCCGCGAAATCGGCGTCGAGGCGGCCGTCGTCTCCTTCGAGGAGGAGATGGAGCTCGCGCGCGAGGAGAAGGGCGAGAAGGTCTCTCCCGAGAACCTGAAGCCCCGCGCTCCGGTGGTCACGGTCATGGGTCACGTCGACCACGGAAAGACCTCGCTCCTCGACGCGATCCGCGAGACGAAGGTCGCGGCGAGCGAGGCGGGCGGAATCACTCAGCACATCGGCGCCTACCGCGTCGAGTCGAAGGGAACGCCGATCGTCTTCCTCGACACGCCCGGCCACGAGGCGTTCACGCTGATGCGGGCGCGCGGCGCCGCGGCGACCGACATCGTCGTTCTCGTCGTCGCGGCGGACGACGGCGTCATGCCGCAGACCGTCGAGGCGATCGACCACGCGCGCGCCGCGAAGGTCCCGATCGTCGTCGCGATCAACAAGATCGACAAGCCGAACGCCAACGTCGAGCGCGTCAAGAAGGAGCTCGGCGACCGCGGCGTCCTCCTCGAGTCGTGGGGCGGCGACGTGCCGTCGGTCGAGGTCTCGGCGCTGAAGAAACAGGGGATCGACCAGCTCCTCGAGATCATCCGCCTCGTCGCGGAGCTCCAGGAACTCAAGGCCGACCCGACCGGGATGGCGCGCGGCGTCGTGATCGAGGCGCGCCGCGAGGCGGGCCGTGGAAACGTCGCGACCGTGCTCGTCCAGTCGGGGGCCCTGAAGATCGGCGACGTTTTCTACGCGGGCTCCGTCTCGGGCCGCCTGCGCGCGATGTCCGACGAGAACGGCAACCGCCTCACGGAGGCGGGACCGTCGACGCCGGTCGAGGTGATGGGCTTCGAGGAGCTCCCCGCCGCGGGAGACACGTTCCAGGTCGTCGAGAACGAGATCCGCGCGCGCCAGATCGTCTCCTTCCGCAAGGAGAAGAACCGCGAACAGACGATGGCGTCGACGTCCAAGACCTCGCTCGAAGCGCTCTTCTCGCGCATCCAGGCGGGCGGCGTCAAGGACCTCGCGATCATCCTCAAGGCGGACGTGATGGGCTCGGCCGAGGTGCTCTCCTCGACCCTGAAGAAGCTCTCGACCGAACAGGTCAAGGTCAACGTCCTCCACGCGGGCGTCGGCGCGATCAACGTCAACGACGTGCTGCTCGCCTCCGCCTCGGGCGCGATCATCATCGGGTTCAACGTCCGTCCCGAGAAGAAGGCGGAGACCGAAGCGGAGAAGGCGGGGGTCGACATCCGGCTCTACACGGTGATCTACAACATCACCGACGACATCCGGAAGGCGATGGAGGGGCTGCTCGAGCCGACGCTCAAGGAAGTCAACCGGGGCCGAGCCGAGGTGCGCAACACGTTCCAGGTGCCGAAGGTCGGCGTCGTCGCCGGCTGCTACGTGACCGAGGGGACGATCCCGCGGTCGGCGGGCGTCCGGCTCCTGCGCGACAACCGCGTCGTGTACGAAGGAAAGATCGCGTCGCTCCGGCGCTTCAAGGACGACGTCTCGGAAGTGAAGAACGGCTTCGAGTGCGGCATCGGACTCGAGCGTTACCAGGACGTCAAGGTCGGCGACGTCATCGAAGCGTTCTCGACCGAGAAGGTCGCCGGCGTCCTGTCGGCGTAG
- a CDS encoding DUF503 domain-containing protein, giving the protein MVLAYAVYDLNLPGCRGLKEKRMVLRSLKSRIRNKFEVSVAETGHQDRHQRAELAVAVVGPDQVPLDQLLQEILSFVEMNFDGPILDYRNEFIHV; this is encoded by the coding sequence CTGGTTCTCGCGTACGCGGTCTACGACCTGAACCTTCCGGGTTGCCGGGGGCTCAAGGAGAAGCGCATGGTGCTTCGGAGTCTCAAGAGCCGCATCCGGAACAAGTTCGAGGTGTCGGTCGCCGAGACCGGACACCAGGACCGGCACCAGCGCGCCGAGCTCGCGGTCGCCGTCGTCGGGCCCGACCAGGTCCCGCTCGACCAGCTCCTGCAGGAGATCCTCTCCTTCGTCGAGATGAACTTCGACGGCCCGATCCTCGACTACCGGAACGAGTTCATCCATGTGTGA
- the rbfA gene encoding 30S ribosome-binding factor RbfA, producing MPVKRPERVGELIRAELSAMIRSDLHDPAIGFVTITQVQMSHDLRTARVYFSCLGGPEEFDKVRDGFDRAAGYLRREIGRRCRLRYAPELHFFPDRSAETGARIEKILRENLPAPEASEEPSGTPASDSGEAPRK from the coding sequence ATGCCGGTCAAGCGTCCCGAGCGGGTCGGCGAGCTGATCCGCGCGGAGCTCTCCGCGATGATCCGGAGCGATCTCCACGATCCGGCGATCGGGTTCGTCACGATCACGCAGGTGCAGATGTCGCACGACCTCCGCACGGCGCGCGTGTATTTCTCCTGCCTCGGCGGACCCGAGGAGTTCGACAAGGTCCGGGACGGGTTCGACCGCGCCGCCGGATATCTGCGGCGCGAGATCGGCCGGCGATGCCGGCTCCGCTACGCTCCGGAGCTCCATTTCTTCCCCGACCGTTCCGCGGAAACGGGGGCGCGGATCGAGAAGATCCTGCGCGAGAACCTCCCGGCCCCGGAAGCCTCCGAGGAGCCCTCCGGGACGCCGGCCTCCGACTCCGGCGAAGCTCCCCGGAAATGA
- the truB gene encoding tRNA pseudouridine(55) synthase TruB, translating into MSSAGDLLFSRGALLLVDKPKGLTSHDVVERVRRTTGVKKIGHTGTLDPMATGLLVLCCGRAARLQGFLTGLPKTYEGTITLGRATTTYDAEGETTSEHAGGIAIGPDALERAAAKFRGTFEQSPPPYSAKKVGGRKFYEMARQGETVPQAPKSVTVSRFDLRLRGEKEIDFTLSCTSGTYIRSIAHELGESLGVGAHLSALRRTRIGDFALADAVPLATFEAAEEDVRVAPPHAIPLAMIPFTFPRMTVASLEAWKIRQGQAIPARLQGAEGDWVSLLSPDGQMLALGQMTPVGTGKIAMIKPRIVLAEESRF; encoded by the coding sequence ATGAGCTCCGCGGGCGATCTCCTGTTCTCCCGCGGCGCGCTGCTCCTCGTCGACAAGCCGAAGGGACTCACCTCGCACGACGTCGTCGAGCGCGTTCGCCGGACGACCGGAGTGAAGAAGATCGGCCACACGGGGACGCTCGATCCGATGGCGACGGGGCTCCTCGTCCTCTGCTGCGGGCGCGCGGCGAGGCTCCAGGGTTTCCTGACGGGGCTCCCGAAGACGTACGAGGGAACGATCACGCTCGGCCGCGCCACGACGACCTACGACGCCGAAGGCGAGACGACGTCGGAGCACGCGGGCGGGATCGCGATCGGACCCGACGCCCTCGAAAGAGCGGCCGCGAAGTTCCGCGGCACGTTCGAGCAGTCGCCTCCCCCGTACTCGGCCAAGAAGGTCGGAGGCCGGAAGTTCTACGAAATGGCTCGGCAGGGGGAGACCGTCCCGCAGGCCCCGAAGTCCGTGACCGTTTCGCGTTTCGACCTGCGGCTCCGCGGCGAAAAGGAGATCGACTTCACCCTGTCCTGCACCTCCGGGACGTACATCCGCTCCATCGCGCACGAGCTCGGCGAGAGCCTCGGCGTCGGCGCGCACCTGTCGGCCCTGCGCAGGACCCGGATCGGCGACTTCGCCCTCGCCGACGCGGTCCCCCTCGCGACGTTCGAGGCCGCCGAGGAGGACGTCCGGGTCGCCCCCCCGCACGCGATCCCGCTCGCCATGATTCCCTTCACGTTCCCCCGGATGACCGTCGCGTCCCTCGAGGCGTGGAAAATCCGCCAGGGACAGGCGATTCCGGCCCGCCTGCAGGGAGCCGAGGGGGACTGGGTATCCCTCCTCTCGCCCGACGGCCAGATGCTCGCCCTGGGGCAGATGACCCCCGTCGGCACCGGAAAGATCGCCATGATCAAGCCCCGGATCGTGCTGGCGGAGGAATCCCGTTTCTGA
- the rpsO gene encoding 30S ribosomal protein S15: MSATAYRDTKPEIIHDYQTHDGDTGSPEVQVALLSKRIAYLTDHFKSHAKDHHSRRGLLMLVGRRRRLLEYLKKKDGERYHRLIERLGLRK; this comes from the coding sequence TTGAGTGCCACGGCGTATCGGGACACCAAACCCGAGATCATCCACGACTACCAGACCCACGACGGGGACACCGGCTCGCCCGAAGTCCAGGTCGCGCTGCTCTCGAAGCGGATCGCGTACCTGACGGACCACTTCAAGTCGCACGCGAAGGATCATCATTCGCGGCGCGGACTGCTGATGCTGGTCGGGAGGAGACGGCGTCTCCTGGAGTACCTCAAGAAGAAGGACGGCGAGCGTTATCACCGCCTGATCGAACGTCTGGGTCTCCGCAAGTAA